The Corynebacterium jeddahense genome has a window encoding:
- a CDS encoding GTP pyrophosphokinase, which yields MSTSHQPAKRNKAADDTIARLGSTYFAWVNEHPDAAATFRHALHELMRDAGVQFDRVDARVKSWTSLKEKARKTRADGTLLYHDPWHDIKDILGARITVLHSTEIPAVQRLLADQFEVLRSVDKAEETRVAGGFGYGSHHLVVRVEEQSEGLEDYAGQVFEVQIRTVLQHAWAEFEHDIRYKRASEKLDPRVDRAFTLAAGLIELADQQFDQIATLADPQERVNTDVDAEISPETLPGILTVLLGSQFPLSRAGDYRFLTELLRAHGIEVVSEVAELTNPADIEAVSNTLNYPFMPGQVRIMDDLLLNRFGSEHIEKTWDAGNRPGVRRKRLTSRLALLRGE from the coding sequence ATGAGCACCTCCCACCAGCCGGCCAAGCGAAACAAGGCCGCCGACGACACGATCGCGCGGCTGGGTTCGACGTACTTCGCCTGGGTCAACGAGCACCCCGACGCCGCCGCCACGTTCCGGCACGCGCTCCACGAACTCATGCGCGACGCGGGCGTGCAGTTCGACCGCGTCGACGCCCGCGTGAAATCGTGGACCTCGCTGAAAGAAAAGGCGCGCAAGACGCGTGCCGACGGCACGTTGCTCTACCACGACCCCTGGCACGACATCAAGGACATCCTCGGCGCGCGCATCACCGTGCTGCACTCCACCGAGATCCCGGCCGTGCAGCGCCTCTTGGCGGACCAGTTCGAGGTGCTGCGCAGCGTGGACAAGGCGGAGGAGACCCGCGTCGCCGGCGGCTTCGGCTACGGCTCGCACCACCTTGTCGTGCGCGTGGAGGAGCAGTCCGAGGGGCTCGAGGACTACGCCGGCCAGGTCTTCGAGGTGCAGATCCGCACCGTCCTCCAGCACGCCTGGGCCGAGTTCGAGCACGACATCCGTTACAAACGCGCGAGCGAGAAGCTCGACCCACGGGTGGACCGCGCGTTTACCCTCGCCGCCGGGCTCATCGAGCTCGCCGACCAGCAGTTCGACCAGATTGCCACCCTTGCCGACCCGCAGGAGCGGGTGAACACTGACGTCGACGCCGAGATCTCACCGGAAACGCTGCCCGGCATCCTCACCGTACTGCTGGGTAGCCAGTTCCCGCTCTCGCGCGCCGGGGACTACCGCTTCCTCACCGAGCTGCTGCGCGCGCACGGCATCGAGGTCGTTTCCGAGGTCGCCGAGCTGACCAACCCGGCCGACATCGAGGCCGTCTCCAACACCCTCAACTACCCGTTCATGCCGGGCCAGGTGCGCATCATGGACGACCTGCTGCTCAACCGCTTCGGCAGCGAGCACATCGAGAAGACGTGGGACGCCGGTAACCGCCCCGGCGTGCGGCGCAAGCGCCTCACGAGCAGGCTCGCCCTGCTGCGCGGCGAGTAG
- a CDS encoding MFS transporter, whose amino-acid sequence MAAFSVFANANRPLTRGEVEGLTNVWRARGLIPVLVAVASAFAAWALLLPVVPTNVIDDGQPTSLAGLSTGVFMLATVITQVFTPRALRTLGYRRVIAVSSLLLGVPALGYMLGMDPAPLLTVSAIRGVGFGALSVAEAAIVAELVPLRLLGSATGIFGLVVGLAQMLALPAGLALVDVVGYRPVYAIAGAIGLVSLVASFAVPVIPQPAPDSETAQGVHVPMWHLVLVPALALMFITTAYGAITNFLPVSMRELDPARGAALGGVMLSVLNFAAMLSRYAAGKIMDRRGYPGSVLIPFQIVAALGVLLMAAILALKLPVWVMFIAALLYGAGFGAAQNEALTMMFYRLPRHKTSEASAVWNIAFDGGTGLGSTFYGMLITTMAFAPMFGIAGGVITIGLVVTLLDRRLGKHRVVEVNNLSARLKSVQAPRRYPRDER is encoded by the coding sequence GTGGCCGCCTTCTCCGTCTTCGCCAACGCCAACCGGCCGCTCACCCGCGGGGAGGTTGAGGGCTTGACCAACGTGTGGCGCGCCCGCGGCCTCATCCCCGTCCTCGTCGCGGTCGCCTCCGCGTTCGCGGCGTGGGCCCTGCTCCTGCCGGTGGTGCCCACGAACGTGATCGACGACGGCCAGCCGACCTCGCTCGCGGGCCTGTCCACGGGCGTGTTCATGCTCGCCACCGTGATCACGCAGGTGTTCACGCCGCGGGCCCTGCGCACGCTCGGCTACCGGCGAGTCATCGCCGTCTCGTCGCTGCTGCTCGGCGTGCCCGCGCTCGGCTACATGCTGGGGATGGACCCGGCCCCGCTGCTCACCGTCAGCGCAATCCGCGGCGTCGGCTTCGGCGCGCTGTCCGTCGCGGAGGCGGCGATCGTCGCCGAGCTCGTGCCACTGCGCTTGCTCGGAAGCGCCACCGGCATCTTCGGTCTCGTCGTCGGGCTCGCGCAGATGCTCGCCCTGCCCGCAGGCCTCGCGCTCGTGGACGTGGTCGGCTACCGCCCCGTCTACGCCATCGCTGGGGCCATCGGGCTCGTGTCGCTCGTGGCCTCGTTTGCCGTCCCCGTCATCCCGCAGCCCGCGCCCGATTCCGAGACCGCCCAGGGCGTGCACGTGCCCATGTGGCACCTCGTGCTCGTCCCGGCGCTTGCGCTCATGTTCATCACCACCGCCTACGGCGCGATCACGAACTTCCTGCCGGTGTCCATGCGCGAGCTCGACCCGGCCCGCGGCGCGGCGCTCGGCGGCGTCATGCTCAGCGTGCTCAACTTCGCCGCGATGCTCTCGCGCTACGCTGCGGGCAAGATCATGGACCGGCGCGGGTACCCGGGCAGCGTCCTCATCCCGTTCCAAATCGTCGCCGCGCTCGGCGTGCTGCTCATGGCGGCCATCCTCGCCCTCAAGCTGCCGGTCTGGGTGATGTTCATCGCTGCGCTGCTCTACGGCGCGGGCTTTGGCGCGGCGCAGAACGAGGCGCTGACGATGATGTTCTACCGCCTCCCGCGGCACAAGACCTCCGAAGCCTCCGCGGTGTGGAACATCGCGTTCGACGGCGGCACCGGCCTCGGCTCGACGTTCTACGGCATGCTCATCACCACGATGGCGTTCGCGCCGATGTTCGGCATCGCCGGCGGCGTGATCACGATCGGACTCGTGGTCACGCTGCTGGACCGGCGGCTGGGCAAGCACCGCGTCGTCGAGGTGAACAACCTCTCCGCCCGGTTGAAGTCGGTGCAGGCGCCGCGACGTTACCCGCGCGATGAGCGGTAG
- a CDS encoding TetR family transcriptional regulator: MQLSRERITGAALGILREYGLADVSMRRVATTLGVAPGALYWHVANKQELIATVAEAIVQPLLDGPVPDPAALSRQLRELMLGVRDGAEVVVAAVGQPDSQVRDDLERRFDEAVRLAAEGASTRDARAAARGLLHLTLGEAAVTQSTAQLAEATGAPEGAAGGANGEEHAAAVGFLLAGLERTKLWPHD; encoded by the coding sequence ATGCAGTTATCCCGCGAGCGCATCACCGGCGCGGCCCTGGGCATCCTGCGCGAGTACGGGCTCGCGGACGTCTCCATGCGCCGCGTGGCCACCACACTCGGCGTGGCCCCGGGGGCGCTGTACTGGCACGTGGCCAACAAGCAGGAGCTCATCGCCACCGTCGCCGAGGCCATCGTGCAGCCGCTTCTCGACGGCCCCGTGCCCGACCCCGCCGCCCTCTCACGCCAGCTGCGCGAGCTCATGCTCGGCGTGCGCGACGGCGCGGAGGTGGTCGTCGCCGCGGTCGGCCAGCCAGACTCGCAGGTGCGCGACGACCTCGAGCGCCGCTTCGATGAGGCGGTGCGGTTGGCGGCCGAAGGTGCGTCGACACGCGACGCGCGGGCGGCGGCACGAGGCCTGCTGCACCTCACCCTCGGCGAGGCGGCGGTGACGCAGTCGACGGCGCAACTCGCGGAGGCGACGGGCGCGCCGGAGGGCGCGGCAGGCGGGGCGAACGGCGAGGAGCACGCGGCCGCCGTTGGATTCCTGCTGGCCGGGCTCGAGCGCACTAAGCTGTGGCCCCATGACTGA
- a CDS encoding RNA-binding S4 domain-containing protein: MTQPTGSAVRIDVWLWAVRIFKTRSQAAEAVRAGHVKIEDKTVKPSAQVVPGETVRVWKDHRDYVLEVTATVHKRVGAPVARSCYIDHSPPPPPRDIFAAPPVRERGSGRPTKKERRETDRLLGRRR, translated from the coding sequence TTGACGCAGCCGACGGGATCCGCGGTCCGCATCGACGTCTGGCTGTGGGCGGTGCGCATCTTTAAGACGCGCAGCCAAGCCGCCGAGGCGGTGCGCGCTGGCCACGTGAAGATTGAAGACAAGACGGTCAAGCCGTCCGCCCAGGTCGTGCCCGGCGAGACCGTGCGGGTGTGGAAGGACCACCGCGACTACGTTCTCGAGGTCACTGCGACGGTGCACAAGCGAGTCGGGGCGCCGGTGGCGCGCAGCTGCTACATCGACCACTCGCCGCCCCCGCCGCCGCGCGACATTTTCGCCGCGCCGCCCGTGCGCGAGCGCGGCAGCGGCCGCCCGACGAAAAAGGAGCGGCGCGAGACCGACCGGCTGCTCGGTCGCCGCCGCTAA
- the glgX gene encoding glycogen debranching protein GlgX yields the protein MTETTNATPEPIVWPGSAYPLGSTFDGAGTNFALFSGVADAVELCLIDDDGAEQRIPLDEVDNHVWHAYLPGVSPGQRYGYRVHGPWDPANGKRCDPNKLLVDPYARAFDGEFDQHTSLFSYDAHAEEPGTGRNEEDSLGHTMLSVVINPFFDWGDDRAPKIPEDETVIYECHVKGMTQTHPGIPEQLRGTYAGMAHPAMVDYLTDLGVTSVELLPVHQFLQDDRLRDLGLRNYWGYNTFGFFAPENHYSSSHAPGDAVAEFKQMVRTYHEAGLEVILDVVYNHTAEGNHMGPTIAFRGIDNEAYYRLVDGDKFHYMDYTGTGNSFNVRDPHSLQLIMDSLRYWVTDMHVDGFRFDLASTLAREFSDVDRLATFFDLVQQDPVVSQVKLIAEPWDVGEGGYQVGNFPALWNEWNGKYRDTMRDFWRGEDSTLGEFASRLTGSSDLYQHNGRRPTASINFITAHDGFTLNDLVSYNDKHNEANGEDNRDGESHNRSWNCGVEGETDDPAVLELRARQRRNFLTTLMLSQGTPMLAHGDELARTQGGNNNVYCQDNEIAWMDWGKLEEAADLHDFTRHLIQLRRDHPVFRRRRFLAGGALGDEEHGREISWLTPECTLMTQDDWNAAFGKALMVHLDGEAIAEPDSRGQRVVDDSFLLMFNAHFEDIDFTIPAAEFGDEWEVVVDTTQARGVREDADTVQPGATVTVGQRSALVLRRTQPPAGEGRKAVAEQ from the coding sequence ATGACTGAGACGACGAATGCGACACCCGAGCCCATCGTCTGGCCGGGTTCCGCCTACCCCCTCGGCTCCACGTTCGACGGCGCGGGCACGAACTTCGCGCTCTTCTCCGGCGTGGCCGACGCGGTCGAGCTGTGCCTCATCGACGACGACGGCGCGGAGCAGCGCATCCCGCTCGACGAGGTGGACAACCACGTCTGGCACGCCTACCTGCCCGGCGTCTCGCCCGGGCAGCGCTACGGCTACCGCGTCCACGGGCCGTGGGACCCGGCGAACGGCAAGCGCTGCGATCCGAACAAGCTGCTCGTCGACCCCTACGCGCGCGCCTTTGACGGCGAGTTCGACCAGCACACGTCCCTGTTCTCCTACGACGCGCACGCCGAGGAGCCCGGCACCGGCCGCAACGAGGAGGACTCGCTCGGCCACACGATGCTGTCGGTGGTGATCAACCCCTTCTTCGACTGGGGCGACGACCGCGCACCGAAGATCCCGGAAGACGAGACCGTCATCTACGAGTGCCACGTCAAGGGCATGACGCAGACGCACCCCGGCATTCCGGAGCAGCTGCGCGGCACGTACGCGGGCATGGCGCACCCGGCGATGGTGGACTACCTCACGGACCTCGGGGTGACCTCCGTCGAACTGCTGCCGGTGCACCAGTTCCTGCAGGACGACCGGCTGCGCGACCTGGGGCTGCGCAACTACTGGGGCTACAACACGTTCGGCTTCTTCGCGCCGGAGAACCACTACTCCTCCTCGCACGCGCCCGGCGACGCCGTCGCGGAGTTCAAGCAGATGGTGCGCACCTACCACGAGGCCGGCCTCGAGGTGATCCTCGACGTGGTGTACAACCACACCGCCGAGGGCAACCACATGGGCCCGACGATCGCATTCCGCGGCATTGACAACGAGGCGTACTACCGGCTCGTCGACGGCGACAAGTTCCACTACATGGACTACACGGGCACCGGCAACTCCTTTAACGTGCGCGACCCGCACTCGCTGCAGCTCATCATGGACTCGCTGCGCTACTGGGTCACCGACATGCACGTCGACGGCTTCCGCTTCGACCTCGCCTCCACCCTGGCGCGCGAGTTTTCCGACGTGGACCGCCTGGCCACCTTCTTCGACCTCGTCCAGCAGGACCCGGTGGTCAGCCAGGTCAAGCTCATCGCCGAGCCGTGGGACGTCGGCGAGGGCGGCTACCAGGTGGGCAACTTCCCCGCCCTGTGGAACGAGTGGAACGGCAAGTACCGCGACACCATGCGCGACTTCTGGCGCGGCGAGGACTCCACGCTCGGCGAGTTCGCCTCCCGGCTCACCGGCTCCTCCGACCTGTACCAGCACAACGGCCGCCGCCCGACCGCGTCAATCAACTTCATCACCGCGCACGACGGCTTCACACTCAACGACCTGGTGAGCTACAACGACAAGCACAACGAAGCCAACGGCGAGGACAACCGCGACGGCGAGAGTCACAACCGATCCTGGAACTGCGGCGTCGAGGGCGAGACGGACGACCCGGCCGTCCTCGAGCTGCGCGCCCGCCAGCGCCGCAACTTCCTCACCACCCTCATGCTCTCCCAGGGCACCCCGATGCTCGCCCACGGCGACGAGCTCGCACGCACCCAGGGCGGCAACAACAACGTCTACTGCCAGGACAACGAGATCGCCTGGATGGACTGGGGCAAGCTCGAGGAGGCGGCGGACCTGCACGATTTCACCCGCCACCTCATCCAGCTGCGCAGGGATCACCCGGTGTTCCGCCGCCGCCGCTTCCTCGCCGGCGGCGCGCTGGGCGACGAGGAGCATGGCCGCGAGATCTCCTGGCTCACCCCCGAGTGCACTCTGATGACGCAGGACGACTGGAACGCCGCCTTCGGCAAGGCGCTCATGGTCCACCTCGACGGCGAGGCGATCGCGGAGCCCGACAGCCGCGGGCAGCGCGTCGTGGACGACTCGTTCCTCCTCATGTTCAACGCCCACTTCGAGGACATCGACTTCACCATCCCCGCCGCCGAGTTCGGCGACGAGTGGGAGGTCGTCGTGGACACCACCCAGGCGCGCGGCGTGCGCGAGGACGCGGACACCGTCCAGCCCGGCGCGACGGTGACCGTCGGCCAGCGTTCCGCCCTCGTGCTGCGCCGCACGCAGCCGCCCGCGGGCGAGGGCCGCAAGGCGGTGGCCGAGCAGTGA
- a CDS encoding YbjN domain-containing protein: MGKHAAAADAQHPTEVTLERVAEALRGLGFASVQRDDAPDRLVVAALSFTAAVWIDYRQPMALVVDTAERIPTDFEHATALARFINTWNHDRVGPAASYRLAESGDFTVRMRRPIHIKHGLTDEQLGAELVDTLAHAASFSTKLRTRFLDAALDHLLPPQLLRLQDAEVLNGRHPSLRHLPRGGREDIVSAPELFAPLDAALRPVAPETLAGVLDSLDFRYAMNESGIIATGVNGVPFALTVDGDSDETYARVTGMWDTGLDADEEFLRLWLVCNDVNERATGAAAYLHEFDGRLHMHAEATMLATAGAAAEQVEEFTVSSLAACLASIDYVSQLVSGRSAVEWPNT; encoded by the coding sequence ATGGGAAAGCACGCGGCCGCGGCCGATGCGCAGCACCCGACCGAGGTAACGCTCGAGCGCGTGGCGGAAGCGCTGCGGGGCCTGGGCTTTGCGTCCGTGCAGCGCGACGACGCCCCGGACCGGCTCGTCGTCGCCGCGCTGAGCTTTACCGCCGCGGTCTGGATCGACTACCGGCAGCCGATGGCGCTCGTCGTGGACACCGCCGAGCGCATCCCCACCGATTTCGAGCACGCCACCGCGCTCGCCCGCTTCATCAACACCTGGAACCACGACCGGGTCGGCCCCGCCGCCTCGTACCGGCTCGCGGAGTCCGGGGACTTCACCGTGCGCATGCGCCGGCCGATCCACATCAAGCACGGGCTGACGGACGAGCAGCTGGGGGCGGAGCTCGTCGATACGCTGGCGCACGCCGCCTCCTTCTCGACGAAGCTGCGGACCCGCTTTCTCGACGCGGCGCTCGACCACCTGCTGCCCCCGCAGCTGCTGCGCCTCCAGGACGCGGAGGTGCTCAACGGCCGCCACCCGTCGCTGCGCCACCTTCCCCGCGGCGGGCGCGAGGACATCGTCTCGGCGCCGGAGCTGTTCGCGCCGCTGGACGCCGCGTTGCGCCCCGTCGCGCCGGAGACGCTCGCGGGGGTGCTCGACTCCCTCGACTTCCGCTACGCGATGAACGAGAGCGGCATCATCGCCACGGGCGTCAACGGCGTGCCGTTCGCGCTCACCGTCGACGGCGACAGCGACGAAACCTACGCGCGGGTGACCGGCATGTGGGACACCGGCCTCGACGCCGACGAGGAGTTCCTCCGTCTCTGGCTGGTGTGCAATGACGTCAACGAGCGCGCGACGGGCGCCGCGGCGTACCTCCACGAGTTCGACGGCAGGCTGCACATGCACGCGGAGGCGACGATGCTCGCGACCGCCGGGGCGGCGGCGGAGCAGGTCGAGGAGTTCACCGTTTCCTCGCTGGCGGCGTGCCTCGCGTCCATCGATTACGTGAGCCAGCTCGTGTCGGGCCGCTCCGCCGTGGAGTGGCCGAACACCTAG
- the treY gene encoding malto-oligosyltrehalose synthase, giving the protein MRRPVTATYRLQLRGPHADPQGREFGFAQAAEIVPYLRDLGVSHLYLSPIFASSRESNHNYDVIDPTLVNPELGGIDGLRLLSRAAHEAGLGLIVDIVPNHLGVENPRANRWWWDVLKHGRGSDYASYFDIDWDEDNGAGGRIGVPVLGSPGDTAALALAHRDGEDVLTYHEHVFPLAPGSYASLDDDPEAVHDRQHYRLMCWRDGVISYRRFFSVNGLAGVRQEDEAVFTATHAALQSLLDDGIIDGIRVDHPDGLTDPFGYLTRLRTMVGEDRWLIVEKILAADEPLDPRLDVDGTTGYDALREFDGVFVNADAADRLGTLAYRASGSTWDEGAIETAERMLKARVAEEELAAAVRRLARAVRRDNLSTAGADVSDDDLTEVLVELVARMPVYRADYRSLSRLTSTLVAEMAASDLGLNPDALDLVAAAALAGGEATHRFAQVCGAVMAKGVEDTLFYRASRLVALQEVGGAPGRFGVSPAEFHLLQDERARLWPHAMTTLTTHDTKRSEDTRARMLEIAELPEEFAQLSRDVFALTPPPDTATGHFLLQNVLGAWPRDGKATPEFTERLQAYAVKAVREADVHTSWYDNDLAYEAAITEWVAHLVDGPATAALAEFARTLDRGGVAVSLGRKLLQLVGPGIPDTYQGTEFLDFSLVDPDNRRFVDYAARAAGAGTPEDVEKQRIVRECLTLRRERPELFLEGGYQAVFAEGEARRHLVGMARTADGGPQVIALATREPLALERDGGWRGTTLTLPDGPWVDRLTGRGVSGTVEVTTLCDELPAVLLTR; this is encoded by the coding sequence ATGCGCCGACCCGTTACCGCCACCTACCGCCTGCAGCTGCGCGGGCCCCACGCCGACCCGCAGGGGCGCGAGTTCGGCTTCGCGCAGGCCGCCGAGATCGTGCCCTACCTGCGAGACCTGGGCGTTTCGCACCTCTACCTCTCCCCGATCTTCGCCTCGAGCCGCGAGTCGAACCACAACTACGACGTCATCGACCCCACGCTGGTCAACCCGGAGCTCGGCGGCATCGACGGGCTGCGGCTGCTCTCCCGCGCCGCGCACGAGGCGGGCCTCGGCCTCATCGTGGACATCGTGCCCAACCACCTCGGTGTAGAAAACCCACGCGCGAACCGCTGGTGGTGGGACGTGCTCAAGCACGGCCGCGGCTCCGACTACGCCAGCTACTTCGACATCGACTGGGACGAGGACAACGGGGCCGGTGGGCGCATCGGCGTGCCCGTCCTCGGCAGCCCGGGCGACACCGCCGCGCTCGCGCTCGCGCACCGCGACGGCGAGGACGTGCTCACCTACCACGAGCACGTTTTCCCCCTCGCCCCGGGCAGCTACGCCAGCCTTGACGACGACCCGGAGGCCGTGCACGACCGGCAGCACTACCGTCTCATGTGCTGGCGCGACGGGGTGATCTCATACCGCCGCTTCTTCTCCGTCAACGGCCTCGCCGGCGTGCGGCAGGAGGACGAGGCCGTCTTCACCGCCACCCACGCCGCCCTGCAGTCCCTGCTCGACGACGGGATCATCGACGGCATCCGCGTCGACCACCCCGACGGGCTCACCGACCCGTTCGGCTACCTCACCCGCCTGCGCACGATGGTTGGCGAGGACAGGTGGCTTATCGTGGAGAAGATCCTCGCCGCCGACGAGCCGCTCGACCCGCGCCTGGACGTCGACGGCACCACGGGCTACGACGCGCTGCGCGAGTTCGACGGCGTCTTCGTCAACGCCGACGCCGCCGACCGCCTGGGCACCCTCGCCTACCGCGCGAGCGGATCTACCTGGGACGAGGGTGCCATCGAGACCGCGGAGCGCATGCTCAAGGCGCGGGTCGCCGAAGAGGAGCTCGCCGCCGCGGTGCGCCGCCTCGCGCGGGCGGTGCGCCGCGACAACCTGTCCACCGCCGGCGCGGACGTGAGTGACGACGACCTCACGGAGGTACTCGTCGAGCTCGTCGCGCGGATGCCGGTCTACCGCGCCGACTACCGGTCGCTGTCGCGGCTGACCTCGACCCTCGTCGCGGAGATGGCGGCCAGCGACCTCGGACTCAACCCGGATGCCCTCGACCTCGTCGCCGCGGCCGCGCTCGCGGGAGGCGAGGCGACCCACCGCTTCGCCCAGGTCTGCGGCGCGGTGATGGCGAAGGGCGTCGAGGACACGCTGTTCTACCGGGCGTCGCGCCTCGTCGCGCTGCAGGAGGTCGGCGGCGCCCCGGGCAGGTTCGGGGTGAGCCCCGCCGAGTTCCACCTGCTCCAGGACGAGCGCGCCCGGCTGTGGCCGCACGCGATGACGACCCTGACCACCCACGACACGAAGCGCAGCGAGGACACCCGGGCGCGCATGCTCGAGATCGCCGAGCTGCCGGAGGAGTTCGCGCAGCTTTCCCGCGACGTCTTCGCGCTCACCCCGCCGCCGGACACGGCCACGGGCCACTTCCTCCTCCAGAACGTCCTCGGCGCGTGGCCCCGCGACGGCAAGGCCACCCCGGAGTTCACCGAACGCCTCCAGGCGTACGCGGTGAAGGCGGTGCGCGAGGCCGACGTGCACACCAGCTGGTACGACAACGACCTCGCCTACGAGGCCGCAATCACCGAGTGGGTCGCCCACCTTGTCGACGGGCCAGCCACCGCCGCGCTCGCCGAGTTCGCGCGCACGCTCGACCGCGGCGGCGTGGCGGTCTCGCTCGGCCGCAAGCTGCTCCAGCTCGTCGGCCCCGGCATCCCGGATACCTACCAGGGCACCGAATTCCTCGACTTCTCCCTCGTGGACCCGGACAACCGCCGCTTCGTCGATTACGCGGCGCGGGCGGCGGGCGCGGGGACGCCGGAGGACGTCGAGAAGCAACGCATCGTGCGGGAATGCTTGACGCTGCGGCGCGAGCGGCCCGAGCTCTTCCTCGAGGGCGGCTACCAGGCCGTCTTCGCCGAGGGCGAGGCGCGGCGCCATCTCGTAGGCATGGCGCGCACGGCGGACGGCGGGCCGCAAGTCATCGCGCTGGCCACGCGCGAGCCCCTCGCCCTTGAGCGCGACGGCGGGTGGCGCGGGACGACGCTGACCCTGCCGGACGGCCCCTGGGTGGACCGGTTGACGGGGCGCGGCGTCTCCGGGACGGTCGAGGTCACTACGCTTTGCGACGAACTTCCAGCCGTCCTGCTTACCCGGTAA
- a CDS encoding exonuclease domain-containing protein has translation MIPAHGATLTVTNDALTATPTPLAASLTGGRENRIVRIADITGVTVTPGNAWTRSRVDVETGAGATAFWFAPGDVEGPEQLRSLLDDAQRGTAPDTEPVAGGAGIPGFDFVGFDVETANPRWGSICQIGLVKVIDGEEVDRVSWLCQPPERIGTFEPGNVAVHGITAQDVADAPSVHERIPELVAFVGELPLVAHNAQFDASALRDACRETGAEVPQLLFACTLAQARATKLDVDNHKLPTLAKHFGAALEHHHDACEDAAACAAVMVGLARQAGHTGSLMRFVHDAGFTLGAIDDARVTPVLRDRSGAGRARQAELAEQGAAAAVRATAAPRGSNQAGSGEAGPGEAGPGRRASSSNGPKKPAPWQSVATPDTVPEPSADADPNAPLYGENVTLTGEFEPYDKGELWQAIARQGAQVGKNVTKKTTILVAGEWATMTSKEKRAHELKEKGQDIEIWPAERLYEALGL, from the coding sequence GTGATCCCCGCGCACGGCGCAACATTGACCGTCACCAACGACGCGCTCACCGCGACCCCCACCCCGCTCGCCGCCTCGCTCACGGGCGGGCGCGAGAACCGGATCGTGCGCATCGCCGACATCACCGGCGTCACCGTCACCCCGGGCAACGCGTGGACGCGCAGCCGCGTCGACGTCGAAACGGGCGCCGGCGCCACCGCGTTCTGGTTCGCCCCGGGCGACGTCGAGGGCCCCGAGCAGTTGCGCTCGCTTCTCGACGACGCGCAGCGCGGCACGGCCCCCGACACCGAGCCCGTCGCCGGCGGCGCGGGAATCCCCGGCTTCGACTTCGTCGGCTTCGACGTGGAGACGGCGAACCCGCGCTGGGGCTCCATCTGCCAGATCGGCCTGGTGAAGGTGATCGACGGCGAGGAGGTCGACCGCGTCTCCTGGCTGTGCCAGCCCCCGGAGCGCATCGGCACGTTCGAGCCCGGCAACGTTGCCGTCCACGGCATCACGGCGCAGGACGTGGCGGACGCCCCGAGTGTGCACGAGCGCATCCCCGAGCTCGTCGCGTTCGTCGGCGAGCTCCCGCTCGTCGCGCACAACGCGCAGTTCGACGCCTCCGCCCTGCGCGACGCCTGCCGCGAGACCGGCGCGGAGGTGCCGCAGCTCCTCTTTGCCTGCACCCTCGCCCAGGCGCGCGCGACGAAGCTCGACGTGGACAACCACAAGCTGCCCACGCTGGCAAAGCACTTCGGCGCCGCCCTCGAGCACCACCACGACGCGTGCGAGGACGCCGCGGCTTGCGCCGCCGTCATGGTGGGGCTCGCCCGCCAGGCCGGCCACACCGGCAGCCTCATGCGCTTCGTGCACGACGCCGGCTTTACCCTCGGCGCCATCGACGACGCCCGCGTCACCCCGGTGCTGCGGGACCGCTCCGGCGCCGGGCGGGCGCGCCAGGCCGAGCTCGCGGAGCAGGGCGCCGCCGCCGCGGTGCGGGCTACCGCGGCCCCGCGCGGCTCGAACCAGGCTGGATCCGGCGAGGCAGGGCCGGGCGAGGCGGGGCCGGGCCGGAGGGCGTCGTCAAGCAACGGCCCGAAAAAGCCCGCCCCCTGGCAGTCGGTGGCCACCCCGGACACCGTGCCGGAGCCGAGCGCCGACGCGGACCCGAACGCGCCGCTCTACGGCGAGAACGTCACCCTGACCGGCGAGTTCGAGCCGTACGATAAGGGCGAACTGTGGCAGGCGATCGCCCGCCAAGGCGCGCAGGTGGGCAAGAACGTGACGAAGAAGACGACCATCCTCGTCGCGGGCGAGTGGGCCACGATGACGTCGAAGGAGAAACGGGCGCACGAGCTGAAAGAGAAGGGCCAGGACATCGAGATCTGGCCCGCCGAGCGGCTCTACGAGGCACTCGGGCTGTAA